From the Brassica napus cultivar Da-Ae chromosome A8, Da-Ae, whole genome shotgun sequence genome, one window contains:
- the LOC106362224 gene encoding protein TIC110, chloroplastic, whose protein sequence is MNPSLITAVNAPISPSPRSPLLCHFLTPSPLRLSQSQSPSRRRYRVSFPRCAATSSEQPLVSTKKSDVHGNKKELTGLQPIVEKMTPPVRLATSAVVLAATLASGYGLGLRLAGSRNIALGAAAVAGAAGGAVVYAMNSAVPEVAAIGLHNYVAEIEDPASVTKDDIEKIASRYGVNKGDEAFQAEICDIYCRYVTSVLPAEGQSLKGDEVEKIVKFKSALGIDDPDAASMHMEIGRRIFRQRLETGEREGDAEQRRAFMRLVYVSALVFGDAASFLLPWKRVLKVTDAQVEIAIRENAKQLYAEKLKLVGRDINVENLVDLRKAQLSFKLSDELAEDLFREHTRTVAIENISSALSVLKSRTRAVKSMSLVVEELEKVLEFNNLLVSLKSHSEADQFARGLGPISLIGGDSDFERRMDDLKLLYRAYVADALSTGRIEENKLVAMSQLRNILGLGTREAEAISVDVTSKAYRKRLANAVTSGDLEAQDSKAKYLQKLCEELHFDAQKASAIHEEIYRQKLQQYVTDGELSDDNVAALLRLRVMLCIPQQTIEAAHAEICGSIFEKVVREAISSGVDGYDAETRKSVRKAAHGLRLSRETAMSIASKAARRVFTNYVRRARAAENRTESAKELKKMIAFNTLVVTEMVADIKGESSDKEPEEPVQVKEEDTEDEEWGSLESLKKTRPDKELAEKMGKPGQTEITLKDDLPDRDRIDLYKTYLLYCVTGEVTRIPFGAQITTKRDDSEYLLLNQLGGILGLTSKEIVNIHVGLAEQAFRQQAEVILADGQLTKARVEQLDELQKQVGLPQPQAEKVIKNITTTKMANAIETAVNQGRLNIKQIRELKEANVSLDSMIAVSLREKLFKKTVNDIFSSGTGEFDETEVYETIPSDLSIDVEKAKGVVHDLARSRLSNSLIQSVALLRQRNRKGVVSSLNDLLACDKAVPSEPLSWEVAEELSDLYDIYSKSDPTPAPEKVSRLQYLLGIDDSTATALREMEDGVFSSAAEEGNFVF, encoded by the exons ATGAATCCCTCTCTCATCACCGCCGTTAACGCTCCAATCTCACCTTCCCCTCGGTCTCCTCTACTCTGCCACTTCCTCACTCCGTCACCTCTCCGTTTATCGCAGTCTCAATCTCCGTCTCGCCGCCGTTACCGAGTTTCGTTCCCTCGCTGCGCAGCTACTTCGTCCGAGCAACCATTGGTGTCTACGAAGAAATCAGATGTACACGGGAACAAGAAGGAGCTCACCGGATTGCAACCGATTGTGGAGAAAATGACTCCGCCGGTGAGGCTGGCGACTTCTGCTGTCGTTCTAGCGGCGACGCTAGCTTCTGGCTATGGCCTTGGGCTCCGCTTAGCTGGCTCGAGGAATATTGCTTTGGGTGCGGCGGCTGTTGCTGGAGCCGCCGGCGGAGCTGTCGTCTATGCGATGAACTCCGCCGTACCGGAGGTTGCTGCCATCGGTTTGCACAATTATGTTGCTGAAATTGAAGATCCTGCCTCTGTGACTAAAGATGATATTGAAAAGATAGCTTCTAG GTATGGTGTCAACAAAGGAGACGAGGCGTTCCAGGCTGAGATTTGTGATATTTACTGCCG GTACGTAACTTCCGTGCTTCCAGCTGAAGGACAGTCACTTAAAGGAGATGAAGTGGAGAAGATAGTCAAATTCAAAAGTGCTTTGGGAATAGACGACCCTGATGCAGCCTCCATGCACATGGAG ATTGGCAGGAGGATTTTTAGGCAAAGGCTTGAGACTGGGGAGCGTGAAGGTGATGCAGAACAGCGTCGG GCATTTATGAGGCTTGTATATGTTTCAGCTCTTGTGTTTGGAGACGCTGCATCCTTCCTTTTACCTTGGAAGCGAGTACTGAAGGTCACAGATGCTCAG GTTGAGATTGCTATTCGTGAAAATGCAAAGCAGCTCTATGCCGAAAAGTTGAAATTAGTTGGTAGAG ATATTAACGTAGAAAACCTTGTGGATCTAAGAAAAGCACAACTATCATTCAAGCTTTCTGATGAg CTTGCTGAAGATCTGTTTAGAGAACATACACGAACAGTAGCCATAGAGAATATTTCATCCGCACTTAGCGTACTCAAATCCCGCACACGAGCAGT GAAGAGTATGTCACTTGTTGTGGAAGAGCTTGAAAAAGTACTGGAGTTTAACAACCTGCTGGTTTCCTTgaaaagccattcagaggcagaTCAATTTGCACGGGGTCTTGGCCCTATATCTTTGATAG GTGGTGATTCTGATTTTGAGAGGAGGATGGATGATTTAAAGCTCCTTTATAGAGCATATGTTGCAGATGCTTTATCAACTGGGCGCATTGAAGAAAACAAG CTTGTGGCAATGAGCCAACTGAGAAACATACTCGGACTGGGAACACGGGAGGCTGAAGCTATTAGTGTTGATGTTACGTCCAAGGCATACCGTAAGAGACTTGCTAACGCTGTTACTAGTGGTGACCTTGAAGCACAAGATAGCAAAGCAAAATACCTTCAAAAGCTATGCGAAGAGCTGCACTTTGATGCGCAGAAGGCAAGCGCAATCCATGAAG AAATCTATAGGCAGAAGCTTCAACAGTATGTTACAGATGGAGAGCTGAGCGACGACAATGTTGCTGCTTTGTTAAGGTTAAGAGTCATGCTCTGTATTCCTCAGCAAACTATTGAGGCAGCTCATGCAGAAATCTGTGGAAGCATATTTGAAAAG GTTGTTAGAGAAGCTATTTCTTCTGGAGTGGATGGTTATGATGCTGAAACTCGCAAATCAGTAAGAAAGGCTGCTCATGGTCTTCGGTTATCCAGAGAGACTGCCATGTCTATTGCTAGCAAGGCT GCCCGTAGGGTTTTCACAAACTATGTCAGACGAGCAAGGGCGGCAGAGAACCGCACTGAGTCAGCAAAGGAGCTGAAGAAAATGATTGCTTTCAACACTTTAGTCGTGACTGAGATGGTGGCTGACATTAAGGGAGAATCTTCGGATAAGGAACCTGAAGAGCCTGTTCAAGTGAAAGAAGAAGATACTGAAGATGAGGAATGGGGATCCCTTGAATCGCTCAAAAAGACAAGACCTGACAAGGAACTCGCTGAGAAGATGGGAAAGCCCGGCCAGACTGAGATAACTCTCAAAGATGACCTTCCCGACAGAGACAGGATCGATCTCTACAAAACATACTTGCTCTACTGTGTAACCGGAGAGGTGACAAGAATCCCATTTGGCGCCCAGATCACAACAAAGAGAGACGACTCAGAGTACTTGCTTCTGAACCAGCTTGGTGGGATCCTCGGATTGACTTCGAAGGAAATAGTCAACATTCACGTAGGTCTAGCCGAGCAGGCTTTCAGGCAACAAGCCGAAGTGATTTTAGCTGATGGGCAGCTGACAAAAGCTAGAGTAGAGCAGCTAGACGAGTTGCAGAAACAAGTTGGGTTGCCTCAGCCACAAGCGGAGAAGGTTATAAAGAACATCACAACCACAAAAATGGCGAACGCGATTGAGACTGCTGTTAACCAAGGAAGACTGAACATAAAGCAGATACGTGAGCTCAAGGAGGCAAATGTCAGCCTAGACAGCATGATCGCTGTGAGTCTGAGAGAGAAGCTATTCAAGAAGACAGTGAATGACATATTCTCATCAGGAACAGGCGAGTTCGATGAAACTGAAGTCTACGAGACCATCCCATCTGATCTCAGTATCGATGTTGAAAAGGCAAAAGGAGTTGTCCATGATCTTGCTAGGAGTAGACTATCAAACTCCCTGATCCAATCCGTAGCATTACTCAGACAGAGAAACCGTAAAGGAGTG GTCTCGTCGTTGAATGATTTACTTGCATGCGACAAAGCTGTGCCGTCTGAGCCACTGTCATGGGAGGTCGCAGAGGAACTGTCTGATCTTTACGATATTTATTCAAAGAGTGATCCCACACCTGCGCCTGAAAAAGTCTCGAGGCTACAGTATCTGCTGGGGATAGATGATTCAACTGCAACTGCCCTCCGTGAGATGGAAGATGGGGTGTTCTCTTCTGCTGCAGAAGAGGGCAACTTCGTCTTCTAA
- the LOC106362217 gene encoding nardilysin-like, with amino-acid sequence MPETKAVSTLDNVVVKSPNDRRLYRVIELVNGLSALLIHDPDIYPEGYAADQMDEDGEDGEEEEEDSDGSYEDDEEDEEGDEDDEDEDEVEGKGDQQTKKAAAAMCVAMGSFLDPPEAQGLAHFLEHMLFMGSTEFPDENEYDSYLSKHGGSSNAYTEMEHTCYHFEVKREFLQGALKRFSQFFVAPLMKTEAMEREVLAVDSEFNQALQNDACRLQQLQCHTSAKGHPFNRFSWGNKKSLSGAMENGVDLRECIMKLYKEYYHGGLMKLVVIGGESLDTLESWVVELFGDVKNGSKIMPTLEAKGPIWEGGKLYRLEAVKDVHTLDLTWTLPPLRHAYVKKPEDYLAHLLGHEGKGSLLSFLKGKGWATSLSAGVGDDGINRSSLAYVFGMSIHLTDSGLEKIYDIIGYTYQYLKLLRDASPQEWIFKELQDIGNMDFRYAEEQAADDYAAELSENMLAYPVEHIIYGDYVYQTWDSKMIADLMSFFTPKNMRIDVVSKSIKSEEFQTEPWFGSQYIVEDVPLALMETWSNPSEVDKSLHLPSENQFIPSDFSIRATSSDGDLKSQSPPKCIIDEPLMKFWYKLDETFKVPRANTYFRINLKGAYGSVKNCLLTELFINLLKDELNEIIYQASIAKLETSLSMYGDKLELKVFGFNEKIPALLSKILAIAKSFIPSLDRFKVIKENMERGLRNTNMKPLNHSTYLRLQLLCKRIYDSEEKLSVLNDLSLTDLNSFIPEVRSQIFIEALCHGNLSEDEAVNISNIFKNSLTVEPLPVKSRHGEQITCFPLSAKLVRDVNVKNKSETNSVVELYYQIEPEEAKSTRMKAVLDLFSEIIEEPLFNQLRTKEQLGYVVECGPRLTYRVHGFCFCVQSSKYGPVHLLGRIDNFIKDIEGMLEQLDEESFEDYRSGLIGKLLEKDPSLLSETNELWSQIVDKRYMFDYSQKEAEELRSIEKKDVMKWYKTYFKESSPKSRRLAVRVWGCNTNMKETQTDPKSVQVIADAVAFKSTSKFYPSLC; translated from the exons ATGCCTGAGACGAAAGCCGTATCGACCTTGGACAATGTAGTGGTGAAGTCGCCCAACGATCGGAGGTTGTACAGAGTCATTGAATTGGTGAACGGATTGTCTGCTCTGCTCATTCACGATCCAGACATTTATCCCGAAGGATATGCGgctgatcagatggatgaagaCGGTGAggacggagaagaagaagaagaagatagtgaCGGAAGCTATGAAGATGACGAGGAAGATGAGGAaggagatgaagatgatgaggatgaggatgaagTAGAAGGGAAAGGAGATCAACAGACCAAAAAG GCAGCTGCAGCTATGTGTGTTGCAATGGGTAGCTTCTTGGATCCTCCAGAGGCGCAAGGCCTTGCTCACTTTCTTG AGCACATGCTTTTTATGGGTAGCACCGAGTTCCCAGATGAGAATGAA TATGATAGTTACTTGTCTAAGCATGGAGGATCCTCTAATGCGTACACCGAAATGGAGCATACCTGCTATCACTTTGAAGTCAAGAGAGAGTTCCTTCAAGGCGCCTTGAAAAG GTTCTCTCAGTTTTTTGTTGCACCGCTCATGAAGACTGAAGCCATGGAACGAGAAGTCCTTGCTGTTGATTCAG AATTTAACCAGGCCCTCCAAAATGATGCATGCCGTCTGCAGCAATTACAGTGCCATACGTCGGCAAAGGGTCATCCGTTTAATAGGTTCTCATGGG GTAACAAGAAGAGTTTGAGTGGTGCAATGGAAAATGGGGTTGATCTACGGGAATGCATCATGAAATTATACAAGGAATATTACCACGGTGGATTGATGAAACTGGTTGTCATTGGAGGAG AATCTCTCGATACACTTGAAAGCTGGGTCGTAGAACTCTTTGGCGATGTTAAAAACGGATCCAAAATTATGCCAACACTGGAGGCAAAAGGTCCTATTTGGGAAGGCGGTAAATTATATCGCCTAGAAGCGGTTAAAGATGTTCATACTCTTGATTTGACATGGACTCTCCCTCCTCTTCGCCATGCCTATGTGAAGAAGCCGGAGGACTATCTAGCACATCTATTAGGACATG AGGGCAAAGGAAGTCTTCTATCATTCCTTAAAGGTAAGGGCTGGGCAACCTCGCTGTCTGCTGGTGTTGGAGATGATGGAATTAACCGCTCGTCTTTGGCCTATGTTTTCGGAATGTCTATACATCTCACTGACTCTGGTTTAGAGAAG ATTTATGACATCATTGGTTACACCTATCAATATCTCAAGTTACTGCGTGATGCATCACCACAAGAATGGATATTCAAGGAACTCCAAGATATTGGGAACATGGACTTTAGATATGCTGAGGAGCAGGCTGCAGATGATTATGCTGCTGAACTTTCAG AGAATATGCTTGCTTATCCGGTAGAGCACATTATTTATGGTGATTATGTATACCAGACATGGGATTCAAAAATGATAGCAGATCTAATGAGTTTCTTCACACCAAAAAACATGAGGATTGATGTTGTTTCAAAATCAATCAAGTCCGAAG AGTTCCAAACTGAGCCTTGGTTCGGTTCTCAGTACATAGTAGAAGATGTTCCATTGGCGTTGATGGAAACATGGAGCAATCCTTCAGAAGTGGATAAATCTTTGCATCTCCCTTCAGAAAACCAATTCATCCCTTCTGATTTTTCCATCCGAGCCACTAGTTCTGATGGGGATCTCAAAAGTCAGTCTCCCCCAAAATGTATAATTGATGAACCATTAATGAAGTTCTGGTACAAGCTTGACGAAACGTTCAAGGTTCCCCGCGCAAATACATACTTCCGCATAAATCTGAAGGGGGCATATGGCAGTGTGAAGAACTGCCTTTTGACGGAATTATTTATCAACCTTCTGAAAGACGAGCTTAATGAGATCATATACCAG gccAGCATAGCAAAACTTGAAACTTCTTTATCTATGTATGGTGATAAACTAGAGCTTAAAGTGTTTGGGTTTAACGAAAAAATTCCAGCTCTCTTATCAAAAATCTTAGCCATAGCCAAATCCTTCATTCCAAGCCTGGACCGATTCAAG GTTATCAAAGAAAACATGGAGAGAGGGCTCAGAAATACTAATATGAAGCCTTTGAACCATTCCACATACTTGAGACTGCAACTCTTGTGTAAACGAATCTATGACAGCGAGGAGAAGCTGTCTGTACTAAATGATTTGTCTCTCACTGATCTCAACAGCTTTATCCCTGAAGTCCGCTCTCAG ATATTTATTGAGGCTCTGTGCCATGGTAATTTGTCGGAAGACGAAGCAGTAAACATATCAAACATATTCAAAAACAGTTTGACAGTTGAACCGCTCCCTGTCAAATCCAGACATGGAGAGCAGATAACGTGCTTCCCTCTGAGTGCCAAGCTTGTGAGAGATGTCAATGTGAAGAACAAATCTGAAACAAACTCAGTAGTCGAG CTTTACTATCAAATCGAGCCTGAGGAAGCTAAGTCAACAAGAATGAAAGCTGTGCTGGATCTCTTTAGTGAAATCATAGAAGAGCCATTGTTCAATCAGTTGAG GACAAAGGAGCAGCTTGGTTATGTTGTTGAGTGTGGCCCTCGCTTAACTTACCGTGTCCACGGTTTCTGTTTCTGTGTTCAATCTTCCAAGTACGGTCCAGTTCATTTGCTTGGGAGAATCGACAATTTCATAAAGGACATTGAAGGCATGCTG GAACAGTTGGATGAAGAGTCCTTTGAAGATTATCGAAGCGGTCTGATTGGTAAATTGCTGGAAAAGGATCCATCTCTCTTGTCCGAGACAAATGAGTTATGGAGTCAGATTGTTGACAAAAG GTACATGTTTGATTACTCCCAGAAAGAGGCAGAAGAACTAAGAAGCATAGAGAAGAAAGATGTGATGAAATGGTACAAAACCTATTTCAAAGAATCATCACCCAAATCACGTAGGCTTGCGGTGAGGGTGTGGGGATGCAACACCAATATGAAGGAAACTCAGACAGATCCCAAGTCGGTGCAGGTCATCGCAGACGCTGTGGCTTTCAAGTCAACTTCAAAGTTTTACCCAAGCCTCTGTTAG
- the BNAA08G28750D gene encoding UDP-xylose transporter 3: MSEGQKFQLGTIGALSLSVVSSVSIVICNKALISTLGFTFATTLTSWHLLVTFCSLHVALWMKMFEHKPFDPRAVMGFGILNGISIGLLNLSLGFNSVGFYQMTKLAIIPCTVLLETLFFRKKFSRKIQFSLTILLLGVGIATVTDLQLNMLGSVLSLLAVITTCVAQIMTNTIQKKFKVSSTQLLYQSCPYQAITLFVTGPFLDGLLTNQNVFAFKYTSQVVFFIVLSCLISVSVNFSTFLVIGKTSPVTYQVLGHLKTCLVLAFGYVLLKDPFNWRNILGIMVAVIGMVVYSYFCSVETQQKASETSTQLPQMKESEKDPLIAVENGSGVLSDGGGGVQKTAAPVWNSNKDFQA, encoded by the exons ATGAGCGAGGGGCAGAAGTTCCAGCTGGGAACAATCGGCGCTTTGAGTTTGTCCGTTGTATCGTCTGTGTCTATCGTGATCTGTAACAAGGCGCTTATTAGCACCCTTGGCTTCACCTTCG CGACTACTTTGACGAGTTGGCATCTTCTGGTCACGTTCTGTTCCCTTCATGTGGCACTATGGATGAAGATGTTTGAGCACAAGCCTTTTGATCCACGAGCTGTGATGGGATTTGGGATATTGAATGGGATCTCGATAGGACTATTGAACCTCAGCTTGGGCTTTAATTCCGTTGGGTTTTACCAG ATGACGAAACTAGCAATTATCCCATGTACCGTTCTCTTGGAGACTCTTTTCTTCAGGAAAAAGTTCAG tcgAAAGATTCAGTTTTCGTTAACCATCCTTCTCCTTGGTGTTGGGATTGCAACCGTCACAGATCTTCAGCTTAATATGCTGGGTTCTGTCTTGTCTCTGCTGGCTGTTATCACAACTTGTGTTGCTCAAATT ATGACAAATACCATCCAGAAGAAGTTCAAAGTTTCATCCACGCAACTTCTTTATCAGTCTTGTCCTTATCAAGCAATTACACTTTTCGTCACTGGCCCTTTTCTAGATGGGCTCCTAACTAACCAGAATGTGTTTGCTTTCAAGTACACTTCTCAAGTTGTG TTCTTCATCGTCCTGTCCTGCCTCATATCAGTCTCTGTAAACTTCAGCACTTTTCTTGTCATTGGGAAAACGTCTCCTGTCACATATCAGGTTCTGGGACATCTGAAAACTTGCCTGGTTCTAGCATTTGGATATGTGTTGCTGAAGGACCCGTTCAACTGGCGCAACATTCTTGGTATTATGGTGGCAGTGATTGGAATGGTGGTTTATTCCTATTTCTGCTCTGTTGAAACTCAGCAGAAGGCAAGTGAAACATCAACCCAATTGCCTCAG ATGAAAGAGAGCGAGAAGGATCCGCTAATAGCAGTTGAAAATGGAAGCGGAGTGTTATCagacggtggtggtggtgtgCAAAAGACGGCGGCTCCTGTATGGAACTCAAATAAAGATTTTCAAGCCTAA